The following are encoded together in the Elusimicrobiota bacterium genome:
- a CDS encoding transketolase family protein: MAKATREAFGEALLALGEKKPNLVVLDADLSKSTMTSAFAKKYPERHFELGIAEQNMIGIGAGMALCGKIPVVTSFACFLAGRLETIRVSAAYNRTNLKLVGTHAGLGIGEDGNSQMGLEDVGALRALPHMTILQPADALETRQAVEWMIAHEGPVYLRLTRQKMEDCHAPDYRFQPGKADVLWEPDAKPKHFQATIFASGGPVPHALKAGRELLARGFSVRVVNACSLKPFDREAVARAASDSQRLVTVEDHNVNGGLGSAVCEAAAELGLGVPVLRLGAHDFGESGSCEQLYAKYGLSSAHIVEACLKNL; the protein is encoded by the coding sequence ATGGCGAAAGCCACTAGGGAAGCCTTCGGAGAAGCCCTCCTCGCCCTGGGCGAGAAAAAGCCCAACCTCGTGGTTCTGGACGCGGACCTCTCCAAGTCCACCATGACTTCAGCCTTCGCCAAGAAATACCCCGAGCGGCATTTCGAGCTGGGCATCGCCGAGCAGAACATGATCGGGATCGGGGCCGGGATGGCCCTGTGCGGAAAAATCCCCGTGGTGACGAGTTTCGCCTGTTTCCTCGCGGGACGCCTGGAAACCATCCGGGTCTCGGCCGCCTACAACCGCACCAATTTGAAGCTCGTGGGCACCCACGCGGGGCTCGGGATCGGCGAAGACGGCAACTCCCAAATGGGCTTGGAGGACGTGGGCGCCTTGAGGGCCCTGCCGCACATGACGATTCTCCAGCCCGCGGACGCGCTCGAGACCAGGCAAGCCGTGGAGTGGATGATCGCCCACGAAGGGCCGGTGTATTTGCGCCTCACTAGACAAAAAATGGAGGATTGCCACGCCCCGGATTACCGCTTCCAGCCCGGCAAGGCCGACGTCCTCTGGGAGCCGGATGCCAAACCCAAGCATTTCCAGGCCACGATTTTCGCAAGCGGCGGACCCGTTCCTCACGCATTGAAAGCGGGCCGGGAGCTTCTGGCCCGGGGATTTAGCGTCCGAGTGGTCAACGCCTGCAGCCTCAAGCCCTTCGATCGCGAAGCCGTGGCCCGGGCCGCCTCGGACAGCCAGCGACTGGTCACGGTGGAGGACCACAACGTCAACGGGGGGCTCGGAAGTGCGGTGTGCGAGGCCGCGGCCGAGCTCGGGCTGGGAGTCCCGGTCCTGAGGCTAGGCGCCCATGACTTCGGAGAGTCCGGCTCTTGCGAGCAGCTCTACGCCAAGTACGGCCTGTCCTCGGCCCATATCGTTGAGGCCTGCCTCAAGAACCTCTAA
- a CDS encoding transketolase → MPASTASATDLKALTRHLRADIIRMIEAAGSGHPGGSLSIIDVLVVLYAKFLNHDPKNPAWPDRDRVILSKGHGCPALYAVMAHAGYFPKENLMTLRKFGSPLQGHPDRLRLPGIEVSTGSLGQGLSMATGMALSGKLDKKDYRTYCVLGDGELQEGQCWEAIMSAPKFKLDNLIAIVDQNNGQIDGPVNEVMDIEPLKDKFESFQWETQAIDGHDLGQIEAALTRARQGKGKPQAILAKTIKGKGVSFMEHNIGWHGVAPKKEEADRAVGEIHNGESH, encoded by the coding sequence GTGCCCGCCTCGACCGCCAGCGCGACGGACCTCAAAGCCCTGACCCGCCATTTGCGCGCCGACATCATACGGATGATCGAGGCTGCGGGAAGCGGGCATCCGGGCGGCTCCCTTTCCATCATAGACGTCTTGGTCGTGCTCTACGCCAAGTTCCTCAACCACGACCCCAAGAACCCGGCCTGGCCGGATCGGGACCGGGTGATTCTCTCCAAAGGCCACGGCTGCCCGGCCCTGTACGCGGTGATGGCGCATGCCGGATACTTTCCAAAAGAGAATTTGATGACCTTGCGCAAGTTCGGCAGCCCCTTGCAGGGCCACCCGGACCGTCTAAGACTTCCCGGCATCGAGGTTTCCACGGGCTCTTTGGGCCAGGGGCTCTCCATGGCCACCGGCATGGCCCTCTCCGGCAAACTCGACAAGAAGGACTACCGGACCTACTGCGTCCTGGGTGACGGAGAGCTCCAGGAGGGGCAGTGCTGGGAAGCCATCATGTCGGCCCCCAAGTTCAAGCTCGACAACTTGATCGCCATCGTGGACCAGAACAACGGACAGATAGACGGCCCCGTCAATGAAGTCATGGACATCGAGCCCCTCAAGGACAAGTTCGAGAGCTTCCAGTGGGAAACCCAAGCCATAGATGGCCATGACCTGGGGCAGATTGAGGCCGCCCTAACGCGGGCCCGGCAGGGGAAGGGCAAGCCCCAGGCCATACTTGCCAAGACCATCAAGGGCAAGGGAGTCTCCTTCATGGAGCACAACATCGGCTGGCACGGCGTGGCCCCTAAAAAGGAAGAGGCCGACAGGGCGGTCGGGGAAATTCACAATGGCGAAAGCCACTAG
- a CDS encoding purine-nucleoside phosphorylase, producing MDADKYLEQIRAARERILALSPGAGPVAGVILGSGLSSAVPPLEESRAISCSEIPGFPRATVAGHEGKLILGRYRGSQVAVLQGRFHYYEGHSMAAVALPVRVLASLGLKTLILTSAVGSVRPALKPGHLAVLKDHINLMGANPLRGFHQAPFGEMFPDLADAYDFALRRRAMAACRKRKIPAREGIYLAVSGPSYETPAEIRAFRRFGADVVGMSVVPEVLVARQQGVKVLALCWVSNMASGLTASALSHPEVLALGQKMSGKLAPVIEELLKSLPSR from the coding sequence ATGGACGCCGACAAATACCTCGAGCAGATCCGCGCAGCGCGCGAGCGCATACTGGCGCTTTCTCCCGGAGCCGGCCCCGTCGCGGGAGTGATCCTGGGCAGCGGCCTCTCGAGCGCCGTTCCTCCCCTCGAGGAGTCCCGCGCCATTTCCTGTTCGGAAATCCCGGGATTTCCGCGGGCCACCGTGGCCGGGCACGAGGGCAAGCTCATCCTTGGGCGCTATCGCGGCTCCCAGGTCGCGGTCCTCCAAGGCCGCTTCCATTATTACGAGGGCCACTCCATGGCAGCCGTCGCCCTTCCGGTGCGGGTCCTGGCGAGTTTGGGGCTCAAGACCTTGATCCTGACCTCGGCTGTGGGCTCGGTGCGTCCCGCGCTCAAGCCGGGCCATTTGGCCGTGCTCAAGGACCATATCAATTTGATGGGTGCTAACCCCTTGCGCGGCTTCCACCAGGCTCCCTTCGGCGAGATGTTCCCGGATCTGGCCGACGCCTACGACTTCGCCCTGCGCCGCCGGGCCATGGCCGCGTGCCGCAAAAGAAAAATCCCGGCTCGGGAAGGGATCTACCTGGCTGTAAGCGGGCCGTCCTATGAGACCCCGGCCGAGATCCGCGCCTTCCGCAGGTTCGGCGCCGACGTGGTGGGCATGTCCGTGGTCCCCGAGGTTCTTGTGGCCCGCCAGCAAGGCGTCAAGGTCCTGGCCTTGTGCTGGGTCTCCAACATGGCCAGCGGTCTCACGGCCTCGGCGCTGAGCCATCCCGAGGTGCTGGCTTTGGGGCAAAAGATGTCCGGGAAACTGGCCCCTGTCATTGAAGAGCTCCTAAAAAGCCTCCCCTCGCGATGA
- a CDS encoding thymidine phosphorylase translates to MRLLDLIAKKRDGGRHGAEELRFIAEAAARGSAPDYQLSAWLMAVCCRGMSRAEAVALTWEMAASGRRLDLGRLSAPAVDKHSTGGVGDGVSIALAPLLASAGLAVPMMSGRGLGHTGGTLDKLESIPGFKVRLSVPEIERQVSKIGVCMFGQSEDLAPADRKLYHLRDVTATIPCLPLIVSSILSKKAAEDLDALVLDVKFGSGAIFKDPGEAQGLAKALVATAKLLGIKTVALLTDMEQPLGRSIGNALEIRQAVEVLRGDKGASDYLECLLALGSWMVYLGGASRSLEEARGVLEARLSDGRALEAFRRMVRAQGGDPRVADDFGVLPKAAASSPAPAPRSGYVRRLDARGVGEAAVLLGAGRQVMDDTLDYGAGIYLEKKVGDRVSSGETVARLYGGDDAKLEKARERFLSGLEIGASRPKRRPLIRRILR, encoded by the coding sequence ATGAGGCTGCTCGATCTCATCGCCAAGAAGCGCGACGGCGGGCGCCACGGCGCCGAGGAGCTCCGCTTCATCGCCGAGGCCGCGGCGCGGGGCTCGGCTCCCGACTACCAGCTTTCGGCCTGGCTCATGGCCGTGTGCTGCAGGGGCATGAGCCGGGCCGAGGCAGTGGCCCTGACTTGGGAAATGGCGGCCTCCGGCCGCCGGCTCGACCTTGGCCGTCTCAGCGCTCCGGCCGTGGACAAGCATTCGACGGGCGGCGTCGGAGACGGCGTCTCCATCGCTTTGGCCCCTCTTCTGGCCTCGGCGGGTCTGGCCGTTCCCATGATGTCCGGCCGGGGACTGGGGCATACCGGAGGCACCCTCGACAAGCTAGAGTCCATCCCGGGCTTCAAGGTCCGCTTGAGCGTGCCGGAGATCGAGCGGCAGGTTTCCAAGATCGGAGTCTGCATGTTCGGCCAAAGCGAGGATTTGGCCCCCGCCGACCGCAAGCTCTACCATTTGCGCGACGTCACGGCCACCATCCCCTGCCTGCCCTTGATCGTCTCGAGCATACTCTCGAAGAAGGCCGCCGAGGATTTAGACGCCTTGGTCCTCGACGTGAAGTTCGGCTCTGGCGCGATTTTCAAGGATCCTGGAGAGGCTCAGGGCCTGGCCAAGGCCTTGGTCGCCACGGCCAAGCTTTTGGGAATCAAGACCGTGGCCCTTTTGACGGACATGGAGCAGCCCCTGGGGCGTTCTATCGGCAACGCCCTCGAGATCCGCCAGGCCGTCGAGGTTTTGCGCGGGGACAAAGGCGCGTCCGATTATTTGGAATGCCTTCTGGCCCTGGGAAGCTGGATGGTCTATCTCGGCGGAGCCTCTCGGAGCCTCGAGGAGGCGCGCGGAGTCCTCGAGGCCCGCTTGAGCGACGGCCGCGCCCTCGAGGCGTTTAGGCGCATGGTCCGTGCCCAGGGAGGCGACCCCCGGGTGGCCGATGATTTCGGCGTTCTTCCCAAGGCCGCGGCTTCTTCGCCCGCGCCCGCGCCCCGCTCTGGCTACGTGCGGCGGCTGGATGCGCGCGGCGTGGGCGAGGCGGCCGTGCTCTTGGGGGCCGGCCGGCAAGTGATGGACGATACGCTCGACTATGGCGCGGGAATTTATTTGGAGAAGAAGGTCGGGGACCGCGTGAGCTCCGGAGAGACCGTGGCCCGGCTCTACGGAGGAGACGACGCCAAGCTCGAGAAGGCCCGCGAGCGTTTTTTGTCGGGCCTCGAGATTGGGGCGTCGCGCCCCAAGCGCCGTCCCTTGATACGGAGGATACTCAGATGA
- the upp gene encoding uracil phosphoribosyltransferase has translation MTARLTVCEHPLAREKLARLRDKHTLPHEFRALMAEMGAILGYEALRGLRTRKTMVQTPLRSASAEYSDQPIALVAVLRAGLGLLPGLLNLVPDARIGHVGLYRNEATLNPVRYYVRLPREISDSFVILCDPMLATGGSAVEALRILKTDGARQIALVTVLAAKAGVRRVQEVHPDVPIYTAAVDSQLNKSGYIVPGLGDAGDRLFGT, from the coding sequence ATGACGGCGCGGCTGACGGTCTGCGAGCACCCCTTGGCCCGTGAGAAGCTTGCCCGCCTGCGCGACAAGCACACCTTGCCCCATGAATTCCGCGCGCTTATGGCCGAGATGGGGGCCATCCTCGGCTACGAGGCACTGCGCGGGCTGCGCACCCGCAAAACCATGGTCCAGACCCCCCTGCGCAGCGCCTCGGCAGAGTACTCTGACCAGCCCATTGCCTTGGTGGCCGTGCTGCGGGCTGGGCTGGGGCTGCTGCCCGGGCTCTTGAACTTGGTCCCGGACGCGCGCATCGGCCATGTCGGGCTTTACCGCAACGAGGCGACCTTAAATCCCGTGCGCTACTACGTCCGCCTGCCTCGGGAGATCAGCGATTCCTTCGTTATTCTCTGTGATCCCATGCTCGCCACCGGGGGCTCGGCCGTGGAGGCTTTGCGCATCTTGAAGACCGACGGAGCCCGGCAGATCGCCTTGGTCACCGTGCTCGCCGCCAAGGCCGGGGTCAGGCGCGTGCAGGAGGTCCACCCCGACGTTCCCATCTACACCGCGGCCGTCGACTCCCAGCTCAACAAGTCCGGCTACATCGTGCCGGGTCTGGGCGATGCTGGAGACAGGCTGTTCGGGACTTGA
- a CDS encoding CPBP family intramembrane metalloprotease, with translation MNIQRSKFSGIFLFFSLFYAASGFYSRSSFAANNVKSRGTAAPPVVVPLRGNISVNTGKPSTFSSETGDTEPMKEIRTGIERKTTPKPKTVHVPQAAIRNSPTTGRRGQIDRTEWRPSRNNAGDHRGLRAVRAAERAELAAVEESLQFLQSPDAGKGAVTQGFRRLYDGSLAVEKSDEFKRQNAAFPSNRAASRFRLSRPGRRARGDILEAASSIVPLTSNGRSTRLDFRNPFTDNPRAPKSSRGPLNDEVALLKYAAANFANGLTALSDDMTLMDRLKMMPPPLESRLMTLADNLDPIRNARDGQYTTTIKAFEKLIFAVLNRITQTSSSHRPDKVQELMDKLSGALMGLSQGTFKNSVEFISAAEKKLAAVQYEESSIAAKFVGAIGFSLIMLSAFDALSNLIFAPLPTAFRWSLLTTTHVTGSWLAQALPWALVNVGLTFISLLNKERYHKFFSPINDIPPLVLYPLLPLMAWLEELIFRLGLMGGTLWLLTGMLSTPMLPATLLASVFSSIIFARVHGYGPSMPRFIGGMLFGYVALTQGYLMASLVHTLSNAILITLSTVTSTVQKLAARNVPTRTVERKIS, from the coding sequence ATGAACATCCAAAGATCGAAATTCTCAGGGATCTTTTTGTTTTTTTCTCTTTTTTACGCTGCCTCGGGGTTTTACTCACGATCCAGCTTCGCTGCCAACAATGTAAAAAGCCGGGGAACTGCCGCTCCTCCCGTCGTTGTTCCCCTGAGAGGAAATATTTCGGTTAATACTGGCAAACCCTCCACGTTCTCTTCCGAAACCGGCGACACGGAACCTATGAAGGAAATAAGGACTGGCATCGAACGGAAAACAACACCAAAACCTAAAACTGTCCACGTGCCGCAAGCGGCCATTCGTAACAGTCCTACCACGGGCAGAAGAGGCCAGATTGACCGAACCGAATGGCGGCCATCGAGAAATAATGCAGGGGATCATCGCGGTTTGAGAGCCGTTCGTGCGGCCGAGCGGGCCGAGCTTGCCGCAGTCGAGGAGTCTCTCCAATTCCTTCAATCTCCTGACGCCGGTAAAGGCGCTGTAACACAAGGTTTTCGCCGACTTTATGATGGAAGCCTGGCAGTAGAGAAATCGGATGAATTCAAGCGACAAAACGCGGCGTTTCCCTCGAATAGAGCCGCCTCTCGGTTTCGGCTTTCCAGGCCAGGCCGAAGAGCGAGAGGGGACATTTTGGAAGCCGCGAGTTCCATTGTTCCATTGACAAGCAACGGCCGTTCTACGAGGCTTGATTTTAGGAATCCGTTTACCGATAATCCAAGGGCCCCGAAGTCTTCGCGAGGACCGCTCAATGATGAAGTGGCTTTGCTGAAATACGCCGCAGCCAATTTCGCCAACGGCTTAACGGCGTTAAGCGACGATATGACCCTCATGGATCGGTTGAAAATGATGCCACCTCCCTTGGAAAGCAGATTGATGACATTGGCGGACAACCTGGATCCGATCAGGAATGCCAGAGATGGGCAGTACACGACCACAATAAAGGCATTTGAAAAATTGATCTTCGCGGTTTTAAATCGTATTACGCAAACTTCGTCATCCCACAGGCCAGATAAGGTCCAAGAGTTGATGGATAAGCTGTCCGGAGCGCTGATGGGCCTCTCTCAGGGAACTTTCAAAAATTCCGTTGAATTTATTTCAGCCGCGGAAAAGAAATTGGCTGCCGTGCAATACGAGGAAAGCTCCATAGCAGCCAAGTTCGTCGGCGCGATCGGGTTTTCTTTAATCATGCTGTCGGCCTTTGACGCCCTTTCAAATCTGATATTCGCGCCGTTGCCGACAGCCTTCAGATGGAGCCTGCTCACGACAACGCATGTCACAGGCTCGTGGCTGGCCCAGGCCCTTCCCTGGGCTCTCGTGAACGTTGGATTGACCTTTATTTCTCTATTGAATAAAGAGAGGTACCATAAGTTTTTCAGCCCGATTAACGACATCCCGCCCCTGGTTCTTTATCCCTTGCTGCCTCTCATGGCTTGGCTCGAGGAGCTCATTTTCAGGTTGGGCTTGATGGGAGGAACTCTCTGGCTCCTAACGGGGATGCTGTCCACGCCCATGCTGCCCGCCACGCTTCTGGCCAGCGTCTTTAGCTCCATCATTTTCGCGAGAGTGCACGGCTATGGCCCTTCAATGCCGCGTTTTATTGGAGGAATGCTATTCGGGTATGTCGCTCTAACACAGGGATACCTCATGGCTTCACTAGTCCACACCTTGAGCAACGCCATACTAATTACACTTTCCACCGTTACCTCGACAGTCCAAAAGCTTGCCGCGCGAAATGTTCCGACACGAACGGTAGAACGAAAGATCAGTTAA
- a CDS encoding Crp/Fnr family transcriptional regulator, producing MPFTKRDAPDCRWCPHRKNCLYELLGDKPARNAWRRMRLAHRFKAGQPIFHEGAGPQGVFVVCSGNVKIFKSSRTGQQLITRIESPGDLLGHVTLLAREGPYTGTAEALNESVVCAVEEPTFRDFLSRFPQASMALLRELARDVRRGENKARDIAFKPAKGRMADILLRMGKPGRPCAVVGGIKRKDLAEMAGLTVETAVRLLRAFELKGIIGKRRKDLLLLDESRLKLIAGAAN from the coding sequence ATGCCTTTCACCAAGAGAGACGCCCCCGATTGCCGGTGGTGTCCCCACAGGAAAAACTGCCTTTACGAGCTCCTCGGCGATAAGCCGGCCAGGAACGCCTGGCGCCGGATGCGCCTGGCCCACCGCTTCAAGGCCGGCCAGCCCATCTTTCACGAGGGGGCCGGCCCCCAAGGCGTCTTCGTGGTCTGCTCGGGAAATGTCAAGATCTTCAAATCCAGCAGGACGGGGCAGCAACTCATCACGCGCATCGAATCTCCCGGGGACCTCCTGGGCCACGTGACCTTGCTCGCCCGCGAGGGCCCCTACACCGGAACCGCGGAGGCCTTGAACGAAAGCGTCGTCTGCGCGGTCGAAGAGCCGACCTTCCGCGATTTTCTTTCGCGCTTCCCCCAAGCCTCCATGGCCCTCCTGCGCGAACTCGCCCGGGACGTGCGCCGGGGGGAGAACAAGGCCCGAGACATCGCCTTCAAGCCGGCCAAGGGCCGCATGGCGGACATCTTGCTGCGCATGGGAAAGCCGGGCAGGCCCTGCGCCGTGGTGGGGGGGATCAAGCGCAAGGACTTGGCCGAGATGGCGGGCCTCACCGTGGAGACGGCGGTGCGCCTGCTCAGGGCCTTCGAGCTCAAGGGCATCATCGGCAAGAGGCGAAAAGACCTCCTCCTCCTCGATGAGTCCCGGCTCAAGCTGATCGCGGGCGCGGCCAATTAA
- a CDS encoding tetratricopeptide repeat protein → METSRRMALALIAVLAASPLQAARRAPRRAAKGRARLAKSLKPAPADLSQAHVRKGLDGLDQGDYTLAIGEFKSALRLKPSSASYFLLGYSYYQRGFAGGKPETADQEDARLTVAAYGKALVLDPGLDSLQQPYQLYYGLALCHEALGQYEKAIEAYRKAFMMAPNKPMIPLYAARLRYKTGEIAKSSSNLRISLERARLLGKQSELIEMIKTDPAFSVMLQSPAHQEVLKEYEAPKTAEPGKTLVAQNGQKPALGPDLKDSVRDAREEPTKAALRAQDQAVAGELQAANAEYRFVHFRQALAGYEKTLELQRGSGILSPSQVAFVYERMGTCRNKLGLSEAAIKDLNRSIQELPINASAHYQLALAYSVLGRYNDSMRALSQAFKSSVSSSELRKYMLLARTDAELEPVRDLPGFNSVLTGYRQGLRASR, encoded by the coding sequence ATGGAAACTTCGCGGCGGATGGCGCTGGCCTTGATCGCGGTCCTGGCGGCTTCCCCGCTTCAGGCGGCCCGTCGGGCCCCGCGCCGGGCGGCTAAAGGCCGGGCGCGCCTGGCGAAATCGCTTAAACCTGCTCCTGCGGACCTCTCTCAAGCCCATGTCCGCAAGGGCCTCGATGGGCTCGACCAGGGGGACTACACCTTGGCCATCGGGGAGTTCAAGTCCGCGCTCAGGCTCAAGCCCTCGAGCGCGTCCTACTTCCTCCTGGGCTATTCCTACTATCAGCGCGGCTTCGCGGGGGGAAAACCGGAGACCGCAGACCAGGAGGACGCCAGGCTCACCGTCGCCGCATACGGCAAGGCCCTGGTCCTGGATCCGGGACTCGACTCTTTGCAGCAGCCCTACCAGCTCTACTATGGCCTGGCCCTCTGCCACGAGGCCCTGGGGCAGTACGAGAAAGCCATCGAGGCCTACCGCAAGGCCTTCATGATGGCCCCCAACAAGCCCATGATCCCGCTTTACGCCGCGCGACTGCGCTACAAGACGGGCGAGATCGCCAAGTCGAGCTCGAACCTGCGCATCAGCCTCGAGCGCGCCAGGCTTCTGGGCAAGCAAAGCGAGCTCATCGAGATGATCAAGACCGATCCTGCTTTCTCCGTGATGCTGCAAAGCCCGGCCCATCAGGAGGTGCTAAAGGAATACGAGGCTCCCAAAACCGCCGAACCTGGCAAGACCTTGGTCGCCCAAAACGGCCAAAAGCCAGCCTTGGGACCGGACCTGAAGGACTCCGTGCGCGATGCCCGCGAGGAGCCGACCAAGGCCGCCCTGCGCGCGCAGGATCAGGCCGTGGCGGGCGAACTCCAGGCCGCCAACGCGGAGTACCGCTTCGTTCACTTCAGGCAGGCCCTGGCCGGCTACGAGAAGACCCTCGAGCTGCAGCGCGGCTCCGGAATACTCAGCCCAAGCCAGGTCGCCTTCGTCTACGAGAGGATGGGGACTTGCCGCAACAAGCTCGGCCTGTCCGAGGCAGCCATAAAGGACTTGAACCGCTCCATACAGGAGCTACCCATCAACGCCTCGGCCCACTACCAGTTGGCCCTGGCCTACTCGGTGCTCGGCCGCTACAACGACTCGATGCGCGCCTTGAGCCAAGCCTTCAAGAGCTCGGTCTCCTCAAGCGAGCTCAGAAAATACATGCTGCTGGCCCGAACCGACGCGGAACTCGAGCCCGTCCGGGACCTGCCTGGGTTCAACAGCGTCCTGACGGGCTACCGCCAGGGTCTGCGCGCCTCCCGCTAA